Proteins from one Lachnospiraceae bacterium KGMB03038 genomic window:
- a CDS encoding metallophosphoesterase yields the protein MRILAIADEESAYLWDYFEKSKLKGIDLIISCGDLDPHYLSFLATFTSVPILYVHGNHDETYKETPPDGCICIDDKIFVYRGVRILGLGGSMRYKNGTYQYTEWGMRHRVRKLWFQLLRRRGFDILVTHAPAYQLNDGRDLPHQGFKVFLALMEKYKPRFFLHGHVHMSYGRKHKRYDKYQDTHVINAFERCVFDYEDEKLEEHLR from the coding sequence ATGAGGATACTTGCGATCGCGGACGAAGAATCCGCGTATCTGTGGGATTATTTTGAAAAAAGTAAGCTGAAGGGGATCGATCTGATCATCTCCTGCGGAGATTTGGATCCCCACTATCTTTCCTTTCTGGCAACGTTTACATCTGTGCCGATTTTATACGTGCACGGAAATCATGACGAGACCTATAAAGAGACACCGCCGGATGGCTGTATCTGTATCGACGATAAGATTTTTGTCTATCGGGGAGTCAGAATCCTTGGATTAGGCGGTTCCATGCGGTATAAAAACGGTACGTATCAGTATACGGAATGGGGGATGCGGCACAGAGTCAGAAAATTGTGGTTCCAATTACTGCGAAGAAGGGGATTTGACATCCTGGTCACCCATGCCCCGGCCTATCAGCTAAATGACGGCAGGGACCTTCCCCATCAGGGATTTAAAGTATTTCTTGCGCTGATGGAGAAATATAAGCCTCGTTTCTTTCTTCACGGCCATGTGCATATGTCCTATGGAAGAAAGCATAAACGGTATGATAAATATCAGGATACCCATGTGATCAATGCGTTTGAGCGGTGTGTTTTTGATTATGAAGATGAGAAACTGGAAGAACATCTCCGATAG
- a CDS encoding DUF3592 domain-containing protein, with product MDWNVFWGLWCLAFAIAVWICGWACCFRKLGREKRCHMRTTGRVIRYSAVRQGGVHIPLAEYAAEGRTYKVAGPKFRSIVTTSVVSPRQPVAVRYETNLTTREELPKSLRIKEYRNSIASAAVSPLAQLYPVGSLVDVYYNPRRPKEAFVQRFEGVSPVLIILFIVFGILITGLAFGILLGPEIVMR from the coding sequence ATGGATTGGAATGTGTTTTGGGGTTTGTGGTGTTTGGCATTTGCCATTGCTGTCTGGATCTGCGGCTGGGCATGCTGTTTTCGGAAACTGGGGAGAGAGAAGCGGTGCCATATGCGAACGACGGGACGAGTGATCCGCTACTCGGCCGTTAGGCAGGGCGGGGTTCATATCCCTCTGGCAGAATATGCGGCGGAGGGAAGGACATATAAGGTCGCGGGTCCAAAATTCCGCAGCATCGTCACAACCTCGGTCGTTTCGCCCCGACAGCCGGTGGCGGTAAGATATGAGACGAATCTGACGACACGGGAGGAACTTCCAAAAAGCCTGAGGATCAAAGAATATAGAAACAGTATCGCAAGTGCCGCGGTCTCGCCTTTGGCCCAGTTATATCCAGTGGGGTCCCTGGTGGATGTATACTATAACCCGAGGCGGCCCAAAGAAGCATTTGTACAGCGGTTTGAGGGAGTCAGCCCTGTTCTTATCATACTTTTTATCGTCTTTGGGATCCTCATAACGGGGCTGGCTTTTGGAATCCTGCTGGGTCCGGAAATTGTGATGCGGTGA